The genomic region AACGAACCGCTGCAGATCCTCAACACCAACATTGCGGTGTATATCGGCGTGGTCTATTCGTACCTGCCGTTCATGATCCTGCCGCTGTACGCCAACCTGGTGAAGCATGACCAGAGCCTGCTGGAAGCCGCCTCGGACCTGGGTTCGAGCACCTTCAACAGCTTCTGGAAAATCACCGTGCCGCTGTCCAAGAACGGCATCATCGCCGGCTGCATGCTGGTGTTTATCCCGGTGGTGGGCGAGTTCGTGATCCCGGAACTGCTGGGCGGCCCGGAAACCCTGATGATCGGTAAAGTGCTGTGGCAAGAGTTCTTCAACAACCGTGACTGGCCGGTGGCGTCTGCCCTGGCGGTGGTGATGCTGGCGATCCTGATCGTGCCGATCATCCTGTTCAACCGCAGCCAAGCCAAAGAGATGGAGGGCAAGATATGAAGCGCGTCAGTTTCTCAAGCTTCATGCTGGTGGCGGGGTTGCTGTTCATCTACCTGCCGATGCTGATCCTGGTGATCTACTCGTTCAACGAATCCAAACTGGTGACGGTGTGGGGCGGTTGGTCGATCAAGTGGTACGTCGGTCTGTTGGACAACACCCAGTTGATGGGCTCGGTCGGTCGCTCCCTGGAAATCGCCTGCTACACGGCGATTGCGGCGGTGGCGCTCGGCACCTTGGCGGCGTTCGTGCTGACGCGTATCAGCCAGTTCAAGGGCCGCACGCTGTTTGGCGGCCTGGTGACGGCACCGCTGGTGATGCCGGAAGTGATCACCGGTCTGTCGCTGTTGCTGCTGTTCGTGGCCATGGCGCAGATGATTGGCTGGCCGCAGGAACGCGGCCTGGTGACCATCTGGATCGCCCACACCACGTTCTGTTCGGCGTATGTGGCGGTGGTGGTGTCGGCGCGCTTGCGTGAGCTGGACCTGTCGATTGAAGAAGCCGCGATGGACCTGGGTGCGCGGCCATGGAAGGTGTTCTTCCTGATCACCATCCCGATGATCGCGCCGTCGCTGGCGGCGGGCGGCATGATGTCGTTTGCGCTGTCGCTGGACGACCTGGTACTGGCCAGCTTCGTGTCGGGGCCGGGTTCGACCACGTTGCCGATGGAAGTGTTCTCGGCAGTGCGTCTGGGGGTTAAGCCCGAGATCAACGCCGTGGCCAGCTTGATTCTGCTGGCGGTGTCGATCGTGACGTTCCTGGTGTGGTTCTTCAGCCGTCGTGCCGAAGAGCACCGCAAGAAAGCGATCCAGCAGGCGATTGAAGAAGCGGCTGCGGATGGCTGGGAGAAGCCGGCGGACTCGCGTCGCGCACCGGCACCGGTCTAATCAGGTAACCCTGACGAAACCGGATCAAAAATGTGGGAGCGGGCTTGCTCGCGAAGGCAGTGGATCAGTCAATACATCCGGTGACTGACACTGCGCTTTCGCGAGCAAGCCCGCTCCCACATTTTGATTGCATTCCAATTCGGGTTAAGCGTTCCAAGGCGACTTGCGAATCACCTCGACAAAGTTCATCGGCTTGAACCCAGGCTCCTGATCCACCAGCACATCGGTCTTCACGTTGCCAAACGTGGTCTGCGGACGATGGCGCAGGCCGTCGGCAAACGCGCAGATGATGCACTCCTTGAACCCTTCACCCCGTGGATGCGCATGCACCACCGCTTCGCGCTGCACGCTGGTAAACGCCGCGTACTCCATCCCCAACACATCCATTTCGACGCCCGCCGTCACCAACGCCACGGTTGGACGCAAATGCTTGGGCACGCCCGGCGTGGTGTGCAGGGCAATCGACAACCACACCTGCTCGATGTCGTCATCGCTCAGCCCGTAAGGCTTGAGGAAATCCGCTGCCGCATTGGCGCCGTCCACTTCAAAGCGCTCGTCGTCACTGCGGTGACCTTCCACCAAACCCAGATCGTGGAACATCGCGCCGACGTACAGCAGCTCCGGGTTGTAAGCCAACTGCTGGCGCTCACCACTCAAGGCGCCGAACAGGAACACCCGGCGGGAGTGGTGGTAGAGCAGGTCGGATTCGATGTCGCGGATGTATTCGGTGGTGGCCTTGGCCAGGGCGCTGTCCGGGATCTTGATGCCGGCGATGGTGGTGCTCATGGTCGTTATCCTCAAGAAAGCGCCGGGTTGGCGCCGATGAGTCCAGTCTGGCCGTGCGCCCGCGAGGGGGCCACCGCGGCGAGGGTGCGATCCCGGCCAATGTGCCGCGATATCGCGCCAAGGCTATGCGCGATCAAATGTGGCAGCTGGCTTGCCTGCGATAGCATCACCTCGGTATACCTGATGGACCGAGTCGCCTGTATCGCAGGCAAGCCAGCTCCCACAGGGATTTTGCATTTATTCAGTTGGAAAAAGGTGTTTCTACCCATGGGCAAAACCGTTGCCATCCTGATCTTCCCCGGCGTCCAGTCACTGGACGTGACCGGGCCCTTGGATGTTTTCTGCGAGGCCAACCGTTTTCTGCCGACCGAGGAGCATTACCAGTTGGAGGTGATTGGCCTGGGCCACGGCAACATGGCCTGTTCCAACGGCTTGTCGTTGCAGGCGCATCGGCATTTCAGCGAAGCCCTTGATCCCTACGATTTGCTGCTGATGGCCGGCGGGCCGCAGCTGCCCTTCGAGGATTTCGGCCCGGTGTTCAATCAATGGCTGCGTGACGCCAGCGCGCGAGCCAAGCGCTTCGGCTCCATCTGCAACGGCGCCTTCATGCTCGCCCGTGCCGGTCTGCTGGACGGCCGCACCGTCACCACTCATTGGGGCGACGCCGCCGACTTGGCCAGTTTGTGCCCATCGGCCCAAGTGGAAGCCGACCGCCTCTACGTGCAGGACGGCAACCTCTACACCTCGGCCGGGGTGACGGCAGGCATCGACCTGTCGCTGTACCTGCTCGCGCAGGACCACGGGCCGGAAGTGGCACTCAGCGTGGCCAAGCGCCTGGTGGTGTTCACCCAGCGTTCGGGCGGGCAGTCGCAGTTCAGCCCGTTTTTGACACCCCACGCAGAAGCCACCTCGGCGGTGGCGCTGGTACAGCTCTACGTATTGGCCAACCTGACGGGCGACCTGACCATCGCTGATCTGGCCAAGGCTGCCAACATGAGTGCACGCAACTTCTCGCGGGTATTCGCCCGGGAAGCGCAGATCACCCCGGCCGAGTTTGTCGAGCGGGCGCGGGTGGATGCGGCGCGGGTGATGCTGGAAAGCACCCACGCGCCACTCAAGACCGTGGCGTACCAGTGCGGCTTTCGCGACGCCCAGCACATGCGCAGTGTGTTCAATCGCCGGCTGGGCGTGACGCCGCAACAATTCCGACTTAACTTTGCGGCGCCGGTTTGAGCGTGTCGTAGGCTTCCAGGGCACGCAGCGAGTAGATATACGCCGCACCGGCATTCAGCGAAATCGCTGTGGCCAGAGTCGCCGCCACTTCTTCGCGGGTGGCGCCGGCCTTGATCGCTGCGTCGGCATGTACGCCGATGCAACCGTCGCAACGTGTGGTGATGGCCACGGCGATGGAAATCAGCTCACGGGTCTTGGCATCCAGGACGTTGTTTTCCTCGGCAGCTTCCCCCAGCGCCATGTAGGCTTTGACCATCTTCGGGTTGCTCTTGCCCAGTGCGCCAAAGGCTTTCTTCACGGTAGGCAGCAAGTCGGACCAGTTATTGAACATCGTGTTAACTCCTGAACGGTTTGGGTGTGAAGCCAGTGTGTGCGGTTCAGGTTTGGCGCTTTTGTTCGATCCACTCACCTTTTTGACCGATGCTCGCAAATGAACTCCATCGACACCCTGATCGCGTTGGCCAACCTGCGGGGCAGCCTGGACTTGCGTTGCCAGTTCCAGGGCGCCTGGGCCATGGACCACGAGCCCGAGCCGCTGGGCGTGGCGCCGTATCACATTGTGCTGGCGGGCACGTGCCGCGCCGAATTGTCCGGTGGGCAGCAGGTGACGCTGGAGGAGGGCGATATCCTGTTGATGCCCGGTGGCGCAACGCACCTGGTGCGCAGCCAGGGCGCGCGAGTAAAACCGGTGGCGCAGACCGTGATTGAAGGCGGCTTGCTGCCGATCCATCGCCTGGGCGGTGAGCAGCCGGACGTGGACATGCTCTGCGGCAGTTTTCGCTACAACCGCCAGTCGTTGCTGTTCAGTGCGTTGCCGGACTACCTGGTGGTGTCGAGTCGGCAGTGGCAGGCCGATGGGCAGTTGGCGGCGTTGATCGCACTGCTGCGCAGCGAGGCGGACGGGCAACGGCTGGGGGCCAGGTTCTTTATCGATGCGCTGTCGTCGGCGTTGTTCACCCTGATCCTGCGGGCGTGGCTGACGCAGCAAGCGCCAGTGGCCGGCACCTTTGCCTTGTTGACCGACAAACGCCTGGGCAAGGCCTGGCAGGCGATGCTGGCGGATCCCGGCCATGAGTGGACCATCGACAGCCTGGCCAGCGCCGCGTCGATGTCCCGGGCGACGTTCATGCGCGGGTTTGTCAAAGTGGCGGGTGTGTCGCCGTGGGTGTTGTTGACGCAGTTGCGCATGGAGCTGGCGTTCAACCTGCTGCAGCAGTCGCGGCTGAGCCTGACGGATATTGCTGCCCAGGCGGGGTATCAATCTCAGGCGGCGTTCAGCAAGAAATTCAAGGAGACCTACGGTGAAGCGCCGGGGCGGCTGCGAGCCCGGTAGACGCAACAACGCAGATCAAAATGTGGGAGCGGGCTTGCTCGCGAAAGCGGAGTGTCAGTCACCAGATGTATTGACTGATCCACCGCATTCGCGAGCAAGCCCGCTCCCACATTGGGTCTTCTGTTTCTTCAGTTATTGCGGTGTGCGGGCTGGCAACAGCTTGAGCGTACTGCGGGTATTCGCCGTCACTTCCTCATCATTGAAATGCGCCTGTTCATACCCACCCTCGATATACGTCTCCGCCTGGTCGGAGTAGTGCTTGTCGAACGGCACGCCACTCTGCCCGACCGGGTTGATGGTCAGCGCATGGGCGGCGTCGGCGAAGTCGATCAGGCGCCGGGTCGACGGTCCGTACGTCACTGGCCATGGCGCCGGGCCGATCTGGGCGGATTGGTTGTTGGGCACTTCATGGGTGCCGGGTGCAGCAAAGGGGCCGACGTTAACGATCTTGTCCAACGGCTTCTGCGAGCCCAGCGGATGGCCGTGGGTCAGGGTGTGGGCCTTGCCCCATTGCCACTGCGACGGGTCGTCACCGAAGGTCGCCCTGAGGTGTTGCAGGCTATTGTCCCACGCGAGCTTGACAGTCTCGGCACGGTGGCCATCCCACCAGGGCGAATCCGCTGAGGCGGTCAGGCGCGGTAAGGCCGCATCCACCACTCGGGTGGTGAGCAAGGTCTTGAACATCGCATCGCCCAGCTTTGGGTGGAACGCGGCGTCAGTGAGGTTGAACAGGAACTGGTTGAACAGCGTGGCACTGGTGGACTCCAGCGGGTAATCGCCTTTCCACGTTGCCAATTGCTCCACCAGTTTCAACTGTGCCGGGTCCTTGACCACTTCACGCAGCACCGGCAACAGCGGTGCCAGTAGCCGTGGGCCGTAGGCGGTGATAGTGCCGAGCTGCAAGGCCTGGCTGTTGTCCACGTCCCATTTCACGCTGTTGTCGCTCAGCTGCGCGTTCAACTGCTGGCCACGGTCTGCGAGGTTGTAGTAACCGGGAATCGGCATGCCGGTGGGGGACGCGGGCTGGGCATTGGCGGACACCACATAACCGCGGGCCGGGTTTTCTTCCTGGGGGTTGGCGCTGAACGGGTAGAAGCCGAGCTTGTCCGCCTGGGCGGTGCTGCCGTCGAGGATAAAGCCCGGGTTGGCCCCGGCCGGGCGGATCGGCAACTGTGCCGCCGCCCACCAGCCGATATCGCCCTTGGCATTGGCCCACACGATATTCAAGCCAGGTGCCTGGACCTTCGCCGCCGCTGCGCGGGCCTTGGCGAGGGTATCGGCACGGTTGAGCTGGTAGAAGCCGTCGAGGATCGGGTTCTCGGTGTTGAGGAACGCCCACCACATGGCAATCGGCGTCTTGCCGGCATTCTCGCCGAGCACGTCATTGATGATCGGACCGTGGGGCGAGGTGCGCAGGGTCAGGGTTACCGGGTCCTGGCCCTTGACCGCGATCTGTTGCTCGCTGCTGGTCATGTCCACCCACTTGTCGTGGTACCAGACCTGGTTGGGGTTGTCCGGGTTGACCTTCTCGGCGATCAGGTCGAGGTCATCGTTCTGGAACATGGTCAGGCTCCAGCCGAAATCCTTGTTGTGGCCCAGGAACGCCACCGGCACCAGCGCGTTGTGATAACCGTAAAGCTCGAAACCCGGCGCTGACAGCTGCGCCTCGTACCACACCGACGGCACCGAGAAGCGGATATGCGGGTCACCCGCCAGCAACGGCTTGCCGCTCTTGGTGCGGCTGCCGCTGATGGCCCAGGCGTTGCTGCCTTCGAACTGCGGCAGGCCGTTGTCGGCCATGGCCTGTTCGCTCAACTGGGCGATGGCGCCCAAATCCTTCCAATCACCGGCCGCGAGATTCAGCGCGCCCTTGGGCTGCCAGTCGAGGTCGAAGACCTTCAGGTAATCGCTGCCCAGTTGATCGCGTACGTACGTCAGCAAGGGTTCGGTGCGAAAGGCGACGGCAAAGCTGTAGGCCAGGTAGCCGGCGACGCTGATGGTGTCTTCGGCGGTGAACCGGCGCTTGGGGATGCCCAATACGTCGAACTCCATGGGGCTGGCGTGGCTGTCCTGATACTGGTTGACCCCGTCCAGGTAGGCTTGCAGGGCCTTCCAGGGCGCAGACTCATGGTCCATGTGCTCGACGTAGCTCAAGGCACGCTCGCGAATGCGCAGGCTGCGGAACAGTTTGTCGGTCTCCAGCAGCTTGGGCCCCAGCACCTCGGCCAACTCGCCACGGGACAGGCGGCGCATGATCTCCATCTGGAACAGCCGATCCTGGGCATGTACGTAGCCGAGGGCGCGGTACAGGTCGGTCTCATTCTCGGCGCGGATATGCGGC from Pseudomonas yamanorum harbors:
- a CDS encoding penicillin acylase family protein, with translation MKRILTALAILLVALMVGAGWYVYSKQPTRQGTVELAHLQGSVTVRYDDRGVPHIRAENETDLYRALGYVHAQDRLFQMEIMRRLSRGELAEVLGPKLLETDKLFRSLRIRERALSYVEHMDHESAPWKALQAYLDGVNQYQDSHASPMEFDVLGIPKRRFTAEDTISVAGYLAYSFAVAFRTEPLLTYVRDQLGSDYLKVFDLDWQPKGALNLAAGDWKDLGAIAQLSEQAMADNGLPQFEGSNAWAISGSRTKSGKPLLAGDPHIRFSVPSVWYEAQLSAPGFELYGYHNALVPVAFLGHNKDFGWSLTMFQNDDLDLIAEKVNPDNPNQVWYHDKWVDMTSSEQQIAVKGQDPVTLTLRTSPHGPIINDVLGENAGKTPIAMWWAFLNTENPILDGFYQLNRADTLAKARAAAAKVQAPGLNIVWANAKGDIGWWAAAQLPIRPAGANPGFILDGSTAQADKLGFYPFSANPQEENPARGYVVSANAQPASPTGMPIPGYYNLADRGQQLNAQLSDNSVKWDVDNSQALQLGTITAYGPRLLAPLLPVLREVVKDPAQLKLVEQLATWKGDYPLESTSATLFNQFLFNLTDAAFHPKLGDAMFKTLLTTRVVDAALPRLTASADSPWWDGHRAETVKLAWDNSLQHLRATFGDDPSQWQWGKAHTLTHGHPLGSQKPLDKIVNVGPFAAPGTHEVPNNQSAQIGPAPWPVTYGPSTRRLIDFADAAHALTINPVGQSGVPFDKHYSDQAETYIEGGYEQAHFNDEEVTANTRSTLKLLPARTPQ
- a CDS encoding AraC family transcriptional regulator encodes the protein MNSIDTLIALANLRGSLDLRCQFQGAWAMDHEPEPLGVAPYHIVLAGTCRAELSGGQQVTLEEGDILLMPGGATHLVRSQGARVKPVAQTVIEGGLLPIHRLGGEQPDVDMLCGSFRYNRQSLLFSALPDYLVVSSRQWQADGQLAALIALLRSEADGQRLGARFFIDALSSALFTLILRAWLTQQAPVAGTFALLTDKRLGKAWQAMLADPGHEWTIDSLASAASMSRATFMRGFVKVAGVSPWVLLTQLRMELAFNLLQQSRLSLTDIAAQAGYQSQAAFSKKFKETYGEAPGRLRAR
- a CDS encoding carboxymuconolactone decarboxylase family protein; protein product: MFNNWSDLLPTVKKAFGALGKSNPKMVKAYMALGEAAEENNVLDAKTRELISIAVAITTRCDGCIGVHADAAIKAGATREEVAATLATAISLNAGAAYIYSLRALEAYDTLKPAPQS
- a CDS encoding HD domain-containing protein, with amino-acid sequence MSTTIAGIKIPDSALAKATTEYIRDIESDLLYHHSRRVFLFGALSGERQQLAYNPELLYVGAMFHDLGLVEGHRSDDERFEVDGANAAADFLKPYGLSDDDIEQVWLSIALHTTPGVPKHLRPTVALVTAGVEMDVLGMEYAAFTSVQREAVVHAHPRGEGFKECIICAFADGLRHRPQTTFGNVKTDVLVDQEPGFKPMNFVEVIRKSPWNA
- a CDS encoding ABC transporter permease subunit; the protein is MKRVSFSSFMLVAGLLFIYLPMLILVIYSFNESKLVTVWGGWSIKWYVGLLDNTQLMGSVGRSLEIACYTAIAAVALGTLAAFVLTRISQFKGRTLFGGLVTAPLVMPEVITGLSLLLLFVAMAQMIGWPQERGLVTIWIAHTTFCSAYVAVVVSARLRELDLSIEEAAMDLGARPWKVFFLITIPMIAPSLAAGGMMSFALSLDDLVLASFVSGPGSTTLPMEVFSAVRLGVKPEINAVASLILLAVSIVTFLVWFFSRRAEEHRKKAIQQAIEEAAADGWEKPADSRRAPAPV
- a CDS encoding GlxA family transcriptional regulator: MGKTVAILIFPGVQSLDVTGPLDVFCEANRFLPTEEHYQLEVIGLGHGNMACSNGLSLQAHRHFSEALDPYDLLLMAGGPQLPFEDFGPVFNQWLRDASARAKRFGSICNGAFMLARAGLLDGRTVTTHWGDAADLASLCPSAQVEADRLYVQDGNLYTSAGVTAGIDLSLYLLAQDHGPEVALSVAKRLVVFTQRSGGQSQFSPFLTPHAEATSAVALVQLYVLANLTGDLTIADLAKAANMSARNFSRVFAREAQITPAEFVERARVDAARVMLESTHAPLKTVAYQCGFRDAQHMRSVFNRRLGVTPQQFRLNFAAPV